The genomic region ATGGTGAATGATGGCTCTGCACTGTGTCATTACACACTTAAGAAAGCCAAGGGCGGAGTGGGTAGTTCAAAAGAGGAGTTCGTCATTATCAATAGAACCCTGCCCAGCAGTATTGTCTGTTCCGATAAGGAGGGCGAGGATCACTGCGGTTCGCCCTGCGAGCATTCCGGGTGGGGTGAAAAGTTTGCAGAGTATTCGTCTGCGAAGTTGCAAGGCTTATTGAAATAAGCAGTTCTTGAGTTCCACGTTTCTCGTGTCTGACTTGAGTAGTGTCTGTTAATTGCAAGAAGTTTAACCAGTGCCAAACGTATGCCTGCGTTGTTGCGTATGCGTGGGCGTCTTCTCCAGGAGCGATAAAATGACCGTTTATAAAAAACTCACCCCCGCACAGCAAAGTCGACTGGATTACCAGAAGATCCGCTTGGCAGCCCCGAAGATGGATGCATTTCCGCCTGAAATTCACCCCGATAATCTCTTGCTGCCTGATCAACCGGGTGATGGCAAGAATCAGGTTCATCGCTCAATACAGGGCTTGCCACTGAAAATAAATATTCCTCGGTTTTCAGAAGCCGGTGCTACGCCCTCGGTGGACGGATTTATTGAATTGACGTGGAATGGCAAGAGGTTGCCGGAAACGCGTTTTACCTACCGCACGCCAATTGACGCTGCCATTCTCCTAATCGAGATGAGGCTGCCGGCCAACCTGACCGACAAAGAGGGAGAACATGAACTGAGCTATTACCTCAATCAAGGTGGGAACATCGCTAAGGTGACACCCGTGCCGATTAATGTTGACAGCACCCCGCCACTGACGGAAACGGAGGTAATTGTTCCAGCTGAAGTAGACCGTGACGGTATCACTAAAAAATATCTGGACGATATTGGTCATGTGCTGATAAGGGTTCAGGAATATCAACTCCACATGCTGAATGACAAGGTTGAATGTTTTATCGGTCGTTCCTCCGCTTTGGCGACGAGGATTGGAACAGTTGATCGCACGGATCTGACTCTGCCTTTGGAATTTAAACTGACCGCCGAAATGCTGGACGGTGAAGAGGGTGTAAGGGCTATTTATTGGAAAGTGACGGATCGCAAGGGAAATGCGAGCCTTGAGTCACCTTATAAACGATTGAACGTCACGCTGACCGACCCTCCTGCGGATTTGCAGCCGCTGGATATTCCCCTGTATATCGACAGCCTGATTGATCTGGCGGATGCTCAGGAGCCGGTAGGCGTCGGAATTAAAGATGAATATACCCACTTCCTTCCGGGTGATCAGTTGGAAGTCACCTGGGATGGCCTGTTACAGCCGGCGGTCCCGATTTCCGGTTTTCCTTTTTATGTCGATGTCCCCTTCCGCAATGTCTTCAACAGCAATGCCGGCCCGAAGACTGTTACAGCCAGTTATCAGATAAAACGCGGGGGTGCTGCCCATCCTGTTAATCCGGTCGAGCTGAACAATATCAGCGTGGATTTGCGCAAGCCAGGCACGCCAATAGATCCCGACAAGCCAGGCAACCCTAACCCCGATCTGCCAGAACTGTCAGTGCAGGGAGCCGCTGGAGGTATTCCTAATCAGCTGAGGGAGGGCGACAACGTGGATTCGGTAGTTATAACGGCTACGCTCTATACCGCGGCCAAGGAGAATGACCAGATACAGCTTTACTGGAAAGGTGAGCCGGTAAGCGAGGCAGACGGCGGGGTTGTAAAAATCGGTACTACGCTTCCAGCCGACTTGCGATTTACTGTTCTATGGAAGGTTTTCGACGACGCAGGCAATGGTAATCCTATCAAGACCCATTATGTAATCAGCCACGATGTAAACGATAACGTAGATGTTTCGCTCGCGACGGATGTTGATGTACTCATTCGTGACGGTGTCGTCCCGGAGGTGAAGTTCCAACACCTCGATGAAGACTTCGGCTTGCTGAATTGCGGTTCTTTGCGACCGGATACCGTTGCCGGCACAGTAGTCGAAGTGTTGGTCTTGGGGGGCGAGCCCCAATTGGAAGGTCAGGAATTGACGTTCACTTATCAAGGTTACGTTGACAACGGAAGCACGATTAAACCCGGTACTGAAGCCAAAGTTACATACAAACCAACTAGTCAGGAAGCAGCTGCCGGGTTCATTGTAAGGATTCCCTATGATCCGGCGGTACTGGCTACGGAAAACGCTTGGGGAGGCATAATTTACTCGGCTGTAATTGACGGGCGCGACACACCCTCCGTACAACATGTGGTGAGGGTTTATATGAAAGATCCGGGGACGGGTGGCACATGCCCGCTGCCTTGAGTAGGCGCTGAAGTTGCCAGGGAAGGTACTGTACGTACCTTCCCTTTTAAATGTTTAACAAGTAGCCGGTGAGAAGTGGTTACGAATTATTTTACGGACTTTTACCCTGCAAAAGTCAGAAAAATCCTACGTTGGTTGGGGTGTGGCAATCGGTATCGTACGACGCTGAATTATCTGGCGGGTAAACAAATTTGCCGGAGTTAATTAAACGAAGGATAGTCAATCATGAAACCCGAAGTCTTTTCATTCTGCAGAGTCGCTTCCACCGGAAGCTTTCGAATGCTGGTAGCGATACCGGCATTTTTTATGTTGGGTTCTCCCGCGTTGGCGGTCATCGTCGATAACAGCACGCTGGATGTAGATTCGACAGTGCCGGCCACTGATTATCTGGTGCGCAATAACGGGGTACTGAATCTGACCCGGGCCAGTACTCAAAACCTCAACGTGGTTTCCGGATCGACATTGAACATCAATGGCGCCACGGTGAATGCTGAACCTGGCATTGAGGGGATTTCCATCTCGGACAGTCGAGGCACTCTTGTGCAGGCCAATGTCACCAGCGACTGGATAGGAATGATGGTCAATCGGTCTTTCTCCTCGACGCAGGGGTCGACTGTCACCGCGACTGACAGTCAATTCAGGGGGGGCGAAGCCGGGATACAGATAACCGCGTTGAGCCACCTGACACTGATCGGCAGTGAAGTCACGGGGCAGGCCGCGGGCAGTGTCGGCTTGAATATGATCGGCGGTGAGGTGCACGCTACTGACGGTACTCGTATCAGCGGCGAACGGGCGGGGGTACGGATGGTCAACGACTCGTCCGTTTCAGGCAGTAGCAATACGCTGGTACTGGACGGTGCCAGTGTTGAGGGGCGCAACGGGCCGGCCATAGAAGTTGCCCGTGGCGCAAACGTCAGCATCGAGGTGCTGAACAACTCCACTCTGCAGGGTAGCGCAGATCAATTACTGGTGGTTCAAGAGGCTTCGACCGCCGCTGTAACGGTTGGCAGCAGTACGTTGAATGGCAACTTTGCAGTGACGGGTTCCAGCACGGCTGATTTCATCTTCGACCGAGGCCATATGACCGGAGACGTGCTGGTTGAGGACGGCTCGACGGCCAGCGTCACCCTGCAGAACCAGTCGCAATTCACCGGCAGCCTGGACAAGGTCGCCGGCGTCAACATCAACGACAATTCAAACTGGACCCTGACCGGCGATGACTCTGTTGGCGCAATGCGCATGGAAGCAGGACGAGTTACTTTCGGCGCGGCGCAAGAGCCCGCGACCTACTATCGACTGACGATCGGTTCGCTCGCCGGTACCGGTACGTTTGAGATGAAAGGTGATTTTGCCAGTGGTGAGAGTGATTTCCTCAATGTTCTTGGTCAGTCAGAGGGGCAGTTCGATCTCGCTGTGAAGGCTTCGGGGCTGGATGCGTTGTCGCCGCAGCAATTGACGCTAGTGCGTACCGGCACCACCGACGGTGCGAATTTTGCGCTGGCCGGCGATCAGCGGGTGGATGTCGGGACCTGGTCTTATGGGTTGGCCAGTCGGGAAATCGAGGGGGGAGCGAAGGAGTGGTTTCTCGACCCGACCACCGAAGTCATCAGCCCCGGCGCGCGCTCGGTACTGGCCTTGTTCAACACCGCGCCGACCGTGTGGTACGGCGAGTTGTCGTCGTTGCGCAGCCGCATGGGAGAGCTGCGTTTCAATGGCGGACAGTCCGGTGGCTGGATCCGCACGTACGGCAACAAATACAACGTGGCCGACGGTTCGGGCGTGGGCTACCAGCAGTCGCAGCAGGGCCTGTCCCTTGGCGCTGACGCCCGAGTGGGTGAAAGCCAGGTACTGGTGGGCGTGCTGGCGGGCACCAGCGAGTCCGATCTGGACTTGAACCGTGGCACCTCGGGCACGGTGAAAAGTTACTACGTCGGCCCCTACGTGACCTGGCTCGACAGCGATAGCGGTTATTACTTCGACGGCGTGCTCAAGTTCAACCGCTTTCGCAACGAGTCCAAGGTCCGCCTGAGTGACGGCAGCCGCACCAAAGGCGATTACGATAACTGGGGTATGGGCGGTTCGGCGGAATTCGGTCGTCATATAAAACTGGCAGACGGCTACTTCGTCGAGCCTTTCACACAACTGTCGGCGGTGCAGATCCAGGGTAAACGCTACACGCTGAACAACGACATGCAGGCCGATGGCGATCGCATGCGCTCTCTGCTGGGCAAGGCCGGTGCCACGTTCGGGCGCAACTTCGGTTTCGGTAACGGCGCTGTCGCGCAGCCTTACGTGCGCGCGGCGATCGCTCATGAGTTCGCCTCGAACAACGAAGTGAAGGTCAACAACAACGTGTTCAACAATGACTTGTCGGGTTCCCGGGCGGAGTTTGGTGCGGGGGTGGCGGTGGCCATGTCGGCGCAATGGCAGGTGCATGCCGATTTCGACTACGCCAAAGGCGAGCATATCGAGCAGCCTTGGGGGGCGAATGTCGGGGTGAGGTATAGCTGGTAAGTAATCGCGTCATATTTTTTATTAAACGTTAATAAAAAACGCCTCGCAAAATTGCGAGGCGTTTTGCTGAAGCCATCGGAGTGCACTATGCGACCCCGATCCCAAGAGGATATTGGGCATAGTGCTGGA from Pseudomonas tensinigenes harbors:
- a CDS encoding autotransporter outer membrane beta-barrel domain-containing protein; amino-acid sequence: MKPEVFSFCRVASTGSFRMLVAIPAFFMLGSPALAVIVDNSTLDVDSTVPATDYLVRNNGVLNLTRASTQNLNVVSGSTLNINGATVNAEPGIEGISISDSRGTLVQANVTSDWIGMMVNRSFSSTQGSTVTATDSQFRGGEAGIQITALSHLTLIGSEVTGQAAGSVGLNMIGGEVHATDGTRISGERAGVRMVNDSSVSGSSNTLVLDGASVEGRNGPAIEVARGANVSIEVLNNSTLQGSADQLLVVQEASTAAVTVGSSTLNGNFAVTGSSTADFIFDRGHMTGDVLVEDGSTASVTLQNQSQFTGSLDKVAGVNINDNSNWTLTGDDSVGAMRMEAGRVTFGAAQEPATYYRLTIGSLAGTGTFEMKGDFASGESDFLNVLGQSEGQFDLAVKASGLDALSPQQLTLVRTGTTDGANFALAGDQRVDVGTWSYGLASREIEGGAKEWFLDPTTEVISPGARSVLALFNTAPTVWYGELSSLRSRMGELRFNGGQSGGWIRTYGNKYNVADGSGVGYQQSQQGLSLGADARVGESQVLVGVLAGTSESDLDLNRGTSGTVKSYYVGPYVTWLDSDSGYYFDGVLKFNRFRNESKVRLSDGSRTKGDYDNWGMGGSAEFGRHIKLADGYFVEPFTQLSAVQIQGKRYTLNNDMQADGDRMRSLLGKAGATFGRNFGFGNGAVAQPYVRAAIAHEFASNNEVKVNNNVFNNDLSGSRAEFGAGVAVAMSAQWQVHADFDYAKGEHIEQPWGANVGVRYSW